TGATCTATGGCCGCCATCCCCTCCAGGCTGCGCTGGAAAGCCAACGATCACTCAACCGGATCTGGGTCACCGCCAAATTACGCTATGATCCCCGGTTTCACACCCTGCTGGCTCAGGCGAAACAGAATGGGGTTGTGATCGATGAGGTGGAACCTCAACGGCTGACTCAGCTCACCCAAGGAGCTAATCATCAGGGGATCGCCGCCCAGGTTGCCCCCTATAACTATGTGGAGCTGGGAGATTTGATCACTCAGGCAACCGCCAGTTCTACCCAACCCGTATTGATCGTGGCTGACCATATTAACGATCCCCACAATCTAGGTGCGATTATTCGAACTGCTGAAGCCTTGGGCGCACAGGGATTAGTCATTCCCCAACGACGAGCTGCGGGCATCACCTCTACGGTGATGAAAGTTGCCGCCGGGGCCTTGGAATTTCTACCCGTGGCACGAGTGGTCAACCTGGGACGCGCGCTTCAGGAGCTGAAAGCAGCTGGCTTCTGGATCTATGGTGCCGAAGCTACATCAGGCCAACCCGTCCACACCGTTCAGATTGCCCATCCCACCGTGCTGGCGATCGGCTCGGAAGGAGAAGGGCTAAGTTTGAGCATTCAGCGCGCTTGCGATACTCTGGTTTCCATTCCTCTCCAGGGAAATACCCCCAGCCTGAATGCATCCGTGGCTACAGGCATGTTACTTTACGAACTCTTCCGGCAACGTTGGATGCAAACGATCCCCTTACATAATTCTTCTAAGGGAATTGAAAAAACAATTGCTAAAGAGTATAACAAAGTGTGAATATTCAAAAAGTAAGATTGCTGATGCTGTTTACCGTAGTTCCGAAACAGACCTATATAGCCATTTCTATATAGCTTGCCTGAACGGACGCCGTACACAGGTGATTTCGCTGGTGACGCTCAATACCACCCCTTAGTTGCGTTGGCAAAGGAACAATGAAAGATATTTATACCGGTGTTTTACAGGTTTTAGGGTTGGCTTGGTGGGTTGAAGTTAAGACCGATAAACCCCGCTGTACCTACTACTTCGGCCCCTTTGAAAGTGCAGAGTCTGCCCAGTCTGCCCAGGGGGGTTATGTAGAGGATTTGGAAAAGGAAGGCGCTCAGGGGATCGCAGTCGATGTTAAACGTTGCAAGCCTTCCTCCTTAACCGTGGGCGAGGATGCAGATGGTAAAGCGGTGCCGACCCGGGTTTTCAGCGGTCAGATGCAATAATGTCCTGACAGTCTATCGGGTCAAGTGCGGATTCGATTGAATCCAGCCTTCAATATCCTGCAGCACTTGAGTCGGAATCTCCCAGGGGAACAAATGCCCTGCATTGGCATAACTCTGCCAGGTTCCCTTTTCCAGTTCTCGAGCTGTCATTAGGCTGGATTCC
The nucleotide sequence above comes from Leptolyngbya sp. 'hensonii'. Encoded proteins:
- a CDS encoding DUF1816 domain-containing protein; amino-acid sequence: MKDIYTGVLQVLGLAWWVEVKTDKPRCTYYFGPFESAESAQSAQGGYVEDLEKEGAQGIAVDVKRCKPSSLTVGEDADGKAVPTRVFSGQMQ
- the rlmB gene encoding 23S rRNA (guanosine(2251)-2'-O)-methyltransferase RlmB, producing the protein MPKRIRRPAAGPYYRAMPPEGAREGRTERRTRPAPVVEEAPSEDIDLIYGRHPLQAALESQRSLNRIWVTAKLRYDPRFHTLLAQAKQNGVVIDEVEPQRLTQLTQGANHQGIAAQVAPYNYVELGDLITQATASSTQPVLIVADHINDPHNLGAIIRTAEALGAQGLVIPQRRAAGITSTVMKVAAGALEFLPVARVVNLGRALQELKAAGFWIYGAEATSGQPVHTVQIAHPTVLAIGSEGEGLSLSIQRACDTLVSIPLQGNTPSLNASVATGMLLYELFRQRWMQTIPLHNSSKGIEKTIAKEYNKV